The genomic segment TATTCAGTTTCGCTTTCCTATTGATGGTAGAGTTGACCCAACGGTTAGAGAAAAAGGATACCCAGGGATTTTCTTTCTTAGTCCTGTCGGAGAAAAGGTTAAGGCTGCAGAAACAGGAATTGTTAAGTTTGCCGGAAAAGATGACCACTTACTTAAAGCTTACGGCAATTTCATTGTCATAGAACATCCAGAAGGATATCAAACGGTTTACAGTAACCTTGATAAGATTTTGGTAAAGCCAAAGCAGGTTGTTAAAAGAGGACAAGTTATAGGAACTGCTGGAATTTCTGGTGATTGGGGACGTAGTGGAATTTACTTTGAGATAAATAAGGTTTACGGTGGGAAAGTTTATCAGATAAATCCTTTGGAAGTTCTTAAATAATTATAGTAATTACCTTTTTTTCTCTACTACTTTTATAACAGGTTTTTCTTCCTCGCCTTCCAGGCCCTTTTTGAACTCCTTTTTAGCTTCAAAGAAGGCCTTAAAGAGATTTATAATCTTATCCCATCCAAAGATTACTCCAACGACAACAAATAGGAGAATAATTTTCGTTATCAACTTTCACCTCGAGGATAATCTTAAACTTTATTATATAAAAAGGGGCAAACTGCCCCTCAATATTAGCCTCAGCCAAATGGAGAACAGGCATTAACGATGTCAATTACTTCACCATCTTCAGAGTTACAAAAGGGACACTTGACTTCCATAAGTTGGAGAGGTGTATAAATTGCTTCTTCAAACTCAGCCCCGCAGCTGTTACACTGGAAGACGTAGATGTTCATATTTACCTCCAAAAATTAATATCATTGTGTATTCCTAA from the Desulfurobacteriaceae bacterium genome contains:
- a CDS encoding twin-arginine translocation protein, TatA/E family subunit, whose protein sequence is MITKIILLFVVVGVIFGWDKIINLFKAFFEAKKEFKKGLEGEEEKPVIKVVEKKR
- a CDS encoding zinc ribbon domain-containing protein, whose amino-acid sequence is MNIYVFQCNSCGAEFEEAIYTPLQLMEVKCPFCNSEDGEVIDIVNACSPFG